In Sander lucioperca isolate FBNREF2018 chromosome 21, SLUC_FBN_1.2, whole genome shotgun sequence, the following proteins share a genomic window:
- the LOC116049989 gene encoding uncharacterized protein LOC116049989 isoform X1, protein MLRLLHFKLSVFFRNMTLTRTLLQRTAQGGKHLIEWLQRERLLSRKKRCPVCNNRMKFKRTNTTKDGYRWSCRKANHRGSGITRSIREGSIFSRSHITLASWMKIMHSLSQGLRKRQVDMIEDGVCGSSQSLTRVTTLLREICGKAVRRLEIRRKMRIGGRRAFVAIDESKFRHKRKYGRGRRGHTWRRHSWVFGMVEVKGCHRCPILKLVKNRSRKRLLPIIQKYIRPGSKVISDSWSAYNRLSRHGYIHYQVNHRRHFVHPGSGAHTQHIERAWRNYKEDIYRYRGNLTEKALKMNLRFIEWSHWLGKEHKKGILGCLCKDIRACYHV, encoded by the exons ATGTTACGTctcttacattttaaattgtctGTATTTTTCAGAAATATGACATTGACAAGAACATTACTTCAGAGGACAGCACAAGGGGGTAAACATTTAATAGAATGGCTCCAGAGGGAGAGGCTGTTATCAAGAAAAAAACGCTGCCCTGTGTGCAACAACAGAATGAAATTCAAAAGAACCAACACGACCAAGGATGGATATAGGTG GAGCTGTAGAAAGGCAAACCACAGGGGTAGTGGCATCACAAGGTCCATCAGAGAGGGCTCAATATTCTCCAGGTCACACATTACATTAGCATCATGGATGAAGATTATGCACAG TTTGTCGCAGGGTTTGAGGAAGAGACAAGTGGACATGATCGAGGATGGAGTATGTGGGAGCAGCCAATCATTGACCAGGGTGACTACACTGTTAAGAGAGATCTGTGGTAAAGCAGTCAGGCGACTGGAGATTAGACGGAAAATGCGTATAGGAGGGAGGAGAGCTTTTGTTGCCATAGATGAGAGCAAATTCAGACACAAAAGAAAG TATGGACGTGGACGACGTGGACACACCTGGAGAAGACACTCGTGGGTCTTTGGAATGGTGGAAGTCAAGGGATGCCATAGATGTCCCATCTTAAAGCTTGTAAAAAATCGTTCCAGGAAGCGACTGCTCCCGATTATCCAGAAGTACATTAGACCTGGTAGTAAAGTGATAAGTGATAGCTGGAGTGCCTACAACAGGTTATCACGTCATGGTTACATTCACTATCAGGTGAATCACAGGAGACATTTTGTCCACCCTGGGAGTGGTGCTCACACGCAGCATATAGAACGGGCGTGGCGAAATTATAAAGAGGACATTTACAGATACAGAGGAAACCTGACAGAAAAGGCATTAAAGATGAACTTGAGGTTCATTGAGTGGAGCCACTGGCTTGGAAAGGAGCACAAGAAGGGTATTCTTGGATGCCTTTGCAAAGACATCAGAGCGTGTTACCATGTTTAA
- the LOC116049989 gene encoding uncharacterized protein LOC116049989 isoform X2, protein MTLTRTLLQRTAQGGKHLIEWLQRERLLSRKKRCPVCNNRMKFKRTNTTKDGYRWSCRKANHRGSGITRSIREGSIFSRSHITLASWMKIMHSLSQGLRKRQVDMIEDGVCGSSQSLTRVTTLLREICGKAVRRLEIRRKMRIGGRRAFVAIDESKFRHKRKYGRGRRGHTWRRHSWVFGMVEVKGCHRCPILKLVKNRSRKRLLPIIQKYIRPGSKVISDSWSAYNRLSRHGYIHYQVNHRRHFVHPGSGAHTQHIERAWRNYKEDIYRYRGNLTEKALKMNLRFIEWSHWLGKEHKKGILGCLCKDIRACYHV, encoded by the exons ATGACATTGACAAGAACATTACTTCAGAGGACAGCACAAGGGGGTAAACATTTAATAGAATGGCTCCAGAGGGAGAGGCTGTTATCAAGAAAAAAACGCTGCCCTGTGTGCAACAACAGAATGAAATTCAAAAGAACCAACACGACCAAGGATGGATATAGGTG GAGCTGTAGAAAGGCAAACCACAGGGGTAGTGGCATCACAAGGTCCATCAGAGAGGGCTCAATATTCTCCAGGTCACACATTACATTAGCATCATGGATGAAGATTATGCACAG TTTGTCGCAGGGTTTGAGGAAGAGACAAGTGGACATGATCGAGGATGGAGTATGTGGGAGCAGCCAATCATTGACCAGGGTGACTACACTGTTAAGAGAGATCTGTGGTAAAGCAGTCAGGCGACTGGAGATTAGACGGAAAATGCGTATAGGAGGGAGGAGAGCTTTTGTTGCCATAGATGAGAGCAAATTCAGACACAAAAGAAAG TATGGACGTGGACGACGTGGACACACCTGGAGAAGACACTCGTGGGTCTTTGGAATGGTGGAAGTCAAGGGATGCCATAGATGTCCCATCTTAAAGCTTGTAAAAAATCGTTCCAGGAAGCGACTGCTCCCGATTATCCAGAAGTACATTAGACCTGGTAGTAAAGTGATAAGTGATAGCTGGAGTGCCTACAACAGGTTATCACGTCATGGTTACATTCACTATCAGGTGAATCACAGGAGACATTTTGTCCACCCTGGGAGTGGTGCTCACACGCAGCATATAGAACGGGCGTGGCGAAATTATAAAGAGGACATTTACAGATACAGAGGAAACCTGACAGAAAAGGCATTAAAGATGAACTTGAGGTTCATTGAGTGGAGCCACTGGCTTGGAAAGGAGCACAAGAAGGGTATTCTTGGATGCCTTTGCAAAGACATCAGAGCGTGTTACCATGTTTAA